In Chryseobacterium sp., the genomic window CCAAAAATATCTTTCAGGCTTACCTCGGTAAATGCACCCATTTTACGTACTGCATCCATATCCAGATTTTCTTTTTTACCAATAATCGCAGTATTAAAATGGACAGGCTTGACCTCTGTTTGATAAAACTGTTTAATATCTTCAAATCTCAGATTTTGGATCTGTTCATAGATATCCTTTCTGAAATCGTGGTAAATACCCAGCTTTTTCAATCGTAAAGTATTGAAAAATATATTGTTTCTTGTTATTCTGGTGGAAGCGATCTGTTTCAGAGCAGCATTCTTGGCATTTTCAAACTGAATCGGAACCTCCGGAAGCTCATTCATCAGCTCATCCATCGTATCTACAGCAATCATCAGTTTGTCCGGTTGAGTTCCAATATACGTGGTAATATAATCAGGATGATTCAGTTCAAGATTGGCAGCATATGAAACATACGCAGAATAGGCGAGACTCTTACTTTCCCGGATTTCCTGGAAAACGATGGAAGATAATCCTCTTCCAAAATATTCATTGAAAACATTCACTTTTCCAAAGTTGGACGGATCTACAAGATTCCCTTTTCCGGCTTTGCTCATTTCCATCTGTACCATATCATAATCAATAAAATACACATGACCTCCGGTTTCAGGTTCCAGATAAAGCCTGGGTTCAGAAATCTGGAGACTTTCCGTCTCGGTATAGGCTCCGATGTATCCTTTAAAATTTTCAAAATCCTTTCCATAGAAAAATATCTGGTAGGGATACTTGAAAAGTTTTTTCATCCGGTCCGTAAATATTTCAGCCTTGCTGCTTTCAAGCTCTTCTTTTGAAATGACATCCGTAAAACGGGACGTACTGCCCAATTTCGTATAATTTGTCAGGGCTGTCATAATACGGTTTTTATCTTTCTTTATTGCCTGCCGATTTTCCAATACTGTATTGACGAACTGATTATAAATATCCTGGTCCGGTTTTACATGATACATCCAGTGCTGAAGAAGCGCGATTCCTTTTTCAATATTTTCTTCCAATCCGCTTAATGAGATCAACAACTGATTATTGGTTGTTTTAAAATCATTATTAATTCCGATCTTAAAAAATTCCTTCTTCAAATCTTCAGGAGAAAGTTCATGGGTTCCCAAATACTGAAGTAACTGAGTTGAAATTCCAAGTTCCCTGTCATGATCACTTCCAAAAGGGAAAATGAAATGCACCTGTGCAAGGTCATTGTATTTATTTCTGACGAAGTTCAGCTTTTTACCTTTAATATGGTCCGTGGCAATTTCTTTTTGATAGTCGATGAATTCAGGTTTGATATCTTCGGTGATATCGGATAAAATTCCTTTTAAAAATTCAGACTGCGCCTCGCGGTTGATTTTAACAGGGGTGATGCCGGGGTTTTCAACCCGTACCAATTTATCATTAGTCCCTTTTTCTTTATAAACAATCACATAATTGTCTTTGAAAAACTCACGGGCAAAACTCATAACATCCTCTTTCGTAAAACGGGCATATTCATCCATTTCATTCAGCTCCTGCTCCCAGGTTCTTCCTTTTATATAGGTATCATAAAGATTTGTGGCTAAACCTTCAGCGGTTTCAAGGCCTTTCAGTCTCTGAATTTTAAAATCATTAATAATGGCAGGAAGCATCCAGTCAGGGAAATCTCCTTTTTTGATGAGTTCAATTTCTTCCAAAACCATATCCTTCGCTTCATCCAATGTTTGAGTCTCCTTCGGAACAGCGACAATAGAAAAATATCCATACTGTTTCAACCCTACAGAGAAAGCCTGTGCCCAAAGCATTTTCTGAGTTTGGTTAATATGGAGGTCTAATAAGCCGGCTTCACCACGGTTGCTCAATATATTGGCAACAATATCAGCAAGCATTGCTTCTCTTGTACCATAGCTTTCTGTTCTCCAGGCCAGTTGAATTCTCGGAGTGGTAGGACTCTTTACCGTTCTTTTGATAATGTCGGTGATGGGTTGTTCAGTAACAGGTGTTTTTTTCGGAAGTTCCTTATAGGGAAGAGTCCCAAAATATCGATCAATTAATTGAATAGTTTCTTCAAAGTCCAGATCTCCGACCAATACCATTGCATAATTATTAGGAACATAATATTCATCAAAATATTTATGAATAGCTTTCATAGAAGGATTTTTCAAATGTTCCGGCCTGCCGAGTGTCGTTTGCTGTCCATTGGGATGTGTCGGAAATAAGGCATCCATCAGTTCATAGTTGACAAGCCTGGTGTCATTGTCCTGTGCCCTGTTGAATTCTTCATACACCGATTCCAATTCTGTGTGGAAAAGCCGCAATGCGATTTCTGAAAATCTTTCCTTTTCTATTCTCAGCCATTTTTCCAGCTCATTGTTGGGGATGTTGTTTTTATAAACCGTTTCATCAAACCAGGTGTGTGCATTGGTTCCGCTGGCTCCCAATGAAGAAATCGCTTTGTCATATTCGTTGGCAATAGCATATTGGCTTGCCTCCTGGGAGATCTGGTCTATCTTTTTATAAATTTCCTTTTTCTTTTCAGCATCCTGCTCTGCTTTATGCAACTCATAAAGTTCAGAGATTTGATCAAGGAGTGCTTTTTCTTTTTCCCAGTTTTGAGTTCCTATTTTAGAGGTGCCTTTAAACATCATATGCTCCAGATAATGGGCAAGACCGGTATTATCTGCCGGGTCATTATTGCTTCCGGTTCTTACCGGTATAAAGGTTTGTATTCTTGGAGCATCAATATTTTGAGCAAGGAAAACCTTTAGGCCGTTTTTCAATAAGTAGATTCTTACTTTATTTTCATCATGGGTTACCGTGATATATTCATAGTGGTTTTTATCTGTATGAACCGTTTCTTTATATTTTCTGTCTATCATATATGAATTCATTTCATTCTTTTAAATGCAGAATGCAGTACAAATGTAATGAATCAAAAAAAAATGCGCTCCGGTTTTATGACTATTACATCTATTATTATAGTTGAGAAGTTGAATTGAGTGTGCATATATAAAGGAGATCTGTGAATGGGAGAGGGGGAAGCAGCAATTTTATTAGTACCTATACATAAGATATAATCATAACCGGTACTATATAATATATAAAGAAGAAGCTTATAAACTGAACTATTTCCCTCCATATCCGCATCGTTTGCCTTTCAAACCCAACCCCTCAAACATTTGTTTAAAATTTTTCACTCTGCCATTCAGGGTTTTAGCAAAAAATGTTACGGGAATGTAAAATTTAAGTTAAATAAACTTGTTTGGTATGTGGTAAAGGGTCTATCTTTGCCCCACTGAAAACGAGAGAAGATCAGTAAGCGCAGAAGGGCTTTTAGATAAGCAGAAACGAAATACTTTAAGATAATAAATCTACAAAACGCGTTTAAAACTTTTTAAAAATAAAAGTTGCGAAAGTGAAAAAGATTTGTATCTTTGCAATCCCAAATAAAGGGAGCGCAGGAGGAGTAGGGCTGAGGATTGGCGAAGGATTAAGGTTACAAAAAAACTTTAAAATTTTCTTCAAAAAGATTTGGTCAAATCGAAATAAAGTTTTACTTTTGCACTCGCAAATACGGAGCAACACAGACAGAAAGATTGCTTCGTTAAAAAGCGAAAGATATAAAGATCATTGACATACAATATAACAACCAAGTAAGGAAAAACTAAAGCGTCAAAACTTTGAGTGAGTCAGACAAACATACAATGGAGAGTTTGATCCTGGCTCAGGATGAACGCTAGCGGGAGGCCTAACACATGCAAGCCGAGCGGTAGAGATTCTTCGGGATCTTGAGAGCGGCGTACGGGTGCGGAACACGTGTGCAACCTGCCTTTATCAGGGGGATAGCCTTTCGAAAGGAAGATTAATACCCCATAATATATTAATTGGCATCAATTGATATTGAAAACTCCGGTGGATAGAGATGGGCACGCGCAAGATTAGATAGTTGGTGAGGTAACGGCTCACCAAGTCTGCGATCTTTAGGGGGCCTGAGAGGGTGATCCCCCACACTGGTACTGAGACACGGACCAGACTCCTACGGGAGGCAGCAGTGAGGAATATTGGACAATGGGTGAGAGCCTGATCCAGCCATCCCGCGTGAAGGACGACGGCCCTATGGGTTGTAAACTTCTTTTGTATAGGGATAAACCTAGATACGAGTATCTAGCTGAAGGTACTATACGAATAAGCACCGGCTAACTCCGTGCCAGCAGCCGCGGTAATACGGAGGGTGCAAGCGTTATCCGGATTTATTGGGTTTAAAGGGTCCGTAGGCTGATGTGTAAGTCAGTGGTGAAATCTCACAGCTTAACTGTGAAACTGCCATTGATACTGCATGTCTTGAGTGTTGTTGAAGTAGCTGGAATAAGTAGTGTAGCGGTGAAATGCATAGATATTACTTAGAACACCAATTGCGAAGGCAGGTTACTAAGCAACAACTGACGCTGATGGACGAAAGCGTGGGGAGCGAACAGGATTAGATACCCTGGTAGTCCACGCCGTAAACGATGCTAACTCGTTTTTGGGCTTTCGGGTTCAGAGACTAAGCGAAAGTGATAAGTTAGCCACCTGGGGAGTACGAACGCAAGTTTGAAACTCAAAGGAATTGACGGGGGCCCGCACAAGCGGTGGATTATGTGGTTTAATTCGATGATACGCGAGGAACCTTACCAAGGCTTAAATGGGAATTGACAGGCTTAGAAATAGGCTTTTCTTCGGACAATTTTCAAGGTGCTGCATGGTTGTCGTCAGCTCGTGCCGTGAGGTGTTAGGTTAAGTCCTGCAACGAGCGCAACCCCTGTCACTAGTTGCCATCATTAAGTTGGGGACTCTAGTGAGACTGCCTACGCAAGTAGAGAGGAAGGTGGGGATGACGTCAAATCATCACGGCCCTTACGCCTTGGGCCACACACGTAATACAATGGCCAGTACAGAGGGCCGCTACACAGTGATGTGATGCAAATCTCGAAAGCTGGTCTCAGTTCGGATTGGAGTCTGCAACTCGACTCTATGAAGCTGGAATCGCTAGTAATCGCGCATCAGCCATGGCGCGGTGAATACGTTCCCGGGCCTTGTACACACCGCCCGTCAAGCCATGGAAGTCTGGGGTACCTGAAGTCGGTGACCGTAACAGGAGCTGCCTAGGGTAAAACAGGTAACTAGGGCTAAGTCGTAACAAGGTAGCCGTACCGGAAGGTGCGGCTGGAACATCTCATTTTAGAGCGTCATTAGACGATAAACAAAATTAGTATCGCAAGATACAAGTACTTGCTTAAAGAGAAGCTTTAGTTTTTTGTTTGGTTGGTTATATTAACAATACAACACCCACTAGAAATTAGTAAAAGGGATTGAGACGAGAGGCAAGATAAAAGAAGAAGATCAGTCTGATATCTAATATCTGAAATCTGTTAGTCTAACAGACAGTCTCGTAGCTCAGCTGGTTAGAGCGCTACACTGATAATGTAGAGGTCGGCAGTTCGAGCCTGCCCGAGACTACTAATTATAAGACGGGAAGATATAAGATGCTAGAGATCAGAATTTAAAAGACTGAAATCTAAGATCTGACATCTGAAGTCTACTAGAGGGGGAATTAGCTCAGCTGGCTAGAGCGCCTG contains:
- a CDS encoding pitrilysin family protein gives rise to the protein MIDRKYKETVHTDKNHYEYITVTHDENKVRIYLLKNGLKVFLAQNIDAPRIQTFIPVRTGSNNDPADNTGLAHYLEHMMFKGTSKIGTQNWEKEKALLDQISELYELHKAEQDAEKKKEIYKKIDQISQEASQYAIANEYDKAISSLGASGTNAHTWFDETVYKNNIPNNELEKWLRIEKERFSEIALRLFHTELESVYEEFNRAQDNDTRLVNYELMDALFPTHPNGQQTTLGRPEHLKNPSMKAIHKYFDEYYVPNNYAMVLVGDLDFEETIQLIDRYFGTLPYKELPKKTPVTEQPITDIIKRTVKSPTTPRIQLAWRTESYGTREAMLADIVANILSNRGEAGLLDLHINQTQKMLWAQAFSVGLKQYGYFSIVAVPKETQTLDEAKDMVLEEIELIKKGDFPDWMLPAIINDFKIQRLKGLETAEGLATNLYDTYIKGRTWEQELNEMDEYARFTKEDVMSFAREFFKDNYVIVYKEKGTNDKLVRVENPGITPVKINREAQSEFLKGILSDITEDIKPEFIDYQKEIATDHIKGKKLNFVRNKYNDLAQVHFIFPFGSDHDRELGISTQLLQYLGTHELSPEDLKKEFFKIGINNDFKTTNNQLLISLSGLEENIEKGIALLQHWMYHVKPDQDIYNQFVNTVLENRQAIKKDKNRIMTALTNYTKLGSTSRFTDVISKEELESSKAEIFTDRMKKLFKYPYQIFFYGKDFENFKGYIGAYTETESLQISEPRLYLEPETGGHVYFIDYDMVQMEMSKAGKGNLVDPSNFGKVNVFNEYFGRGLSSIVFQEIRESKSLAYSAYVSYAANLELNHPDYITTYIGTQPDKLMIAVDTMDELMNELPEVPIQFENAKNAALKQIASTRITRNNIFFNTLRLKKLGIYHDFRKDIYEQIQNLRFEDIKQFYQTEVKPVHFNTAIIGKKENLDMDAVRKMGAFTEVSLKDIFGY